Proteins encoded in a region of the Tumebacillus sp. BK434 genome:
- a CDS encoding SAM-dependent methyltransferase — protein MSEWKQEIVLQPIGVVRSPRDEAIDDFWGSVESVIELDPEQFTADVAAGLSDFSHVDVVFFMNRVRPEKIETTARHPRGNTEWPKVGIFAQRAKGRPNRLGVTNCQLVKVEGLRITVRGLDAIEGTPVVDLKPYMAEFGPRGDVKQPEWSHVLMKEYFLG, from the coding sequence ATGAGCGAATGGAAACAGGAAATCGTCTTGCAGCCGATCGGGGTCGTGCGCTCGCCGCGCGATGAGGCGATCGATGATTTCTGGGGAAGCGTAGAATCGGTGATCGAGCTCGACCCGGAGCAGTTCACCGCAGATGTGGCGGCGGGGCTCAGCGATTTCTCGCATGTCGATGTGGTGTTTTTCATGAACCGCGTCCGCCCGGAGAAGATCGAAACGACCGCCCGCCATCCGCGCGGCAACACGGAGTGGCCGAAAGTCGGCATCTTCGCCCAGCGCGCCAAAGGCCGCCCGAACCGCCTCGGGGTCACCAACTGCCAACTGGTCAAAGTCGAAGGGCTGCGCATCACCGTGCGCGGATTGGATGCGATCGAAGGCACGCCGGTCGTCGACCTCAAGCCGTACATGGCGGAGTTTGGCCCGCGCGGCGACGTGAAGCAGCCGGAGTGGTCGCATGTGCTGATGAAGGAGTATTTTCTCGGATAA
- a CDS encoding DUF2785 domain-containing protein → MNLTQELEIIKQQEYRLAAGQDLMELTHAILDQLGSTDAYLRDSLGYSTLANWLYKQDEYSLEQLREILQRVLGVWNEGIGEKESDGVFLRSFASLVVALVLLQDNKTPFLTEEEFRTILARTVAYCQQERDFRGFVEPGGWAHAAAHVADVVDECVKHRLTGEAECELLWQGLRALIRNADFVYGAEEDERITNALLAMIDSGKVPLAKLCAWLEAEECAGESYHKSFTLRINWKHLVRSLEFRLRVHNLAGDCEDRLFGLLQKFASHYA, encoded by the coding sequence ATGAACCTGACACAAGAACTCGAAATCATCAAACAACAGGAATACCGTCTCGCAGCGGGCCAGGACTTGATGGAGCTGACCCATGCGATCTTGGATCAGCTCGGCTCGACCGACGCCTATTTGCGCGACAGTTTGGGCTATTCGACGCTGGCCAATTGGCTGTACAAACAAGACGAGTACAGTCTGGAGCAGCTGCGGGAGATTTTGCAGCGCGTGCTCGGCGTATGGAATGAAGGCATCGGCGAGAAGGAGTCGGACGGCGTGTTTTTGCGCAGTTTTGCCAGCCTCGTCGTGGCACTGGTGCTGTTGCAGGACAACAAGACACCGTTCTTGACGGAGGAGGAGTTCCGGACGATTCTGGCGCGGACGGTCGCCTACTGCCAGCAGGAGCGCGACTTCCGCGGCTTCGTCGAGCCTGGCGGTTGGGCGCATGCGGCGGCGCACGTCGCCGATGTGGTCGATGAGTGCGTGAAGCACCGCTTGACGGGCGAAGCGGAATGCGAGCTGCTCTGGCAGGGCCTGCGCGCCTTGATCCGCAACGCCGACTTCGTGTACGGCGCGGAAGAGGACGAGCGCATCACCAACGCCCTGCTCGCGATGATCGATTCGGGCAAAGTCCCGCTCGCCAAGCTCTGCGCCTGGCTGGAAGCGGAAGAATGCGCAGGGGAGAGCTACCACAAGAGCTTCACGCTGCGCATCAACTGGAAGCACCTCGTCCGCAGCCTGGAGTTCCGCCTTCGCGTCCATAACCTCGCGGGCGACTGTGAAGACAGACTGTTCGGCTTGCTGCAAAAATTCGCTTCTCATTATGCCTGA
- a CDS encoding UvrD-helicase domain-containing protein, with translation MDAEIQSAYQEELQRLEHTAAEIDRQLQTLETVPRYYGDDLTEQALDNIRESRRQNLSIAAVEPYFGRLDFQEAGAAASQPLYIGKVGVEDEDTGHLLVIDWRAPVASMFYSFTGGEEAASYDSPEGLIEGLIYLKRNLVIRKQILQRVVDAYVKGGDNLDVADEFLLYRLGENKDNRLRDIVSTIQAEQDKIIRSAKNTALVIQGVAGSGKTTVALHRLAYLLYQYRENIRAERMIIFAPNSMFLDYISGVLPELGVGGIQQTTFSDWALDLLEQEVELSDPAERLDTWFAIGPQRPVLDEHAPGRYKGAMHFYRYVEAYLEAFEQNFVPEQPFEAWEGTALDAATVQEWFHAEYRHYPLAKRRERVVGRIKRWLEIELEKVWDSIKRKELKKKANARLRTYLKSMPDLTPFGLYNKMFGEAADLPERIVKASNKKFKKKIVDLEDLAPLLLIRNRLHGIDSSHVFDHVVIDEAQDFSPFQVALLKEQTRGHSFSILGDLSQGIHAYQGVHAWREFLELFEEEEQAYFQLERSYRSTTEIINFANVILERSGEALTLAVPVFRSGEKVRVAQVAEPERLQTVIAAVRQLQSGAHTTVAVVARTEEESRDLHRALQQAGLDATLIHSKQREYRGGLSVLPVYLTKGLEFDAVLITDVDEAHYELSPQDAKLLYVGCTRALHELWLLHTGAPSPLIAGLDEELYTSEM, from the coding sequence TTGGATGCTGAGATTCAAAGTGCCTATCAAGAAGAGCTGCAGCGGCTCGAACACACCGCTGCCGAGATTGACCGCCAGTTGCAGACACTCGAAACGGTCCCCCGTTATTACGGCGACGATTTGACCGAGCAGGCGCTGGACAACATTCGCGAATCGAGGCGCCAGAACTTGAGCATCGCCGCCGTCGAGCCGTATTTTGGCCGCCTCGACTTTCAGGAAGCGGGCGCCGCGGCGTCACAGCCGCTTTATATCGGTAAGGTTGGGGTAGAAGATGAAGATACCGGACATTTGCTCGTCATCGACTGGCGCGCGCCGGTCGCCTCGATGTTTTATTCGTTCACAGGCGGGGAGGAAGCAGCGTCTTACGATTCGCCGGAAGGGCTGATCGAAGGCCTGATCTACTTGAAGCGCAACCTCGTGATCCGCAAGCAGATCCTGCAGCGCGTCGTCGATGCGTACGTCAAAGGCGGCGACAACCTCGACGTCGCCGATGAGTTCCTGCTCTACCGTTTGGGCGAAAACAAAGACAACCGCCTGCGCGACATCGTCTCGACGATCCAAGCCGAGCAGGACAAGATCATCCGCTCGGCGAAAAACACCGCCCTCGTCATTCAAGGGGTCGCCGGCAGCGGCAAGACGACCGTCGCGCTGCACCGCCTCGCCTACCTGCTCTATCAGTACCGGGAGAACATTCGGGCGGAGCGGATGATCATTTTCGCGCCGAACTCGATGTTCCTCGACTACATTTCCGGGGTCTTGCCGGAGCTTGGCGTCGGCGGGATTCAGCAGACGACATTCAGCGACTGGGCGCTCGATCTTCTCGAGCAGGAAGTGGAGCTGTCCGACCCGGCGGAGCGGCTGGACACCTGGTTTGCCATCGGGCCGCAGCGTCCGGTGCTCGATGAACACGCGCCGGGACGCTACAAAGGCGCGATGCATTTTTACCGCTATGTAGAAGCGTATCTGGAGGCGTTTGAACAGAACTTCGTGCCGGAGCAGCCGTTTGAAGCGTGGGAAGGCACGGCGCTGGACGCGGCGACAGTACAGGAGTGGTTCCATGCGGAATACCGGCACTATCCGCTCGCCAAGCGCCGCGAGCGCGTCGTCGGCCGCATCAAGCGCTGGCTGGAAATCGAGCTGGAGAAAGTCTGGGACAGCATCAAGCGCAAAGAGCTGAAGAAAAAAGCGAACGCGCGGCTGCGCACCTATTTAAAAAGCATGCCTGACCTGACGCCGTTTGGCTTGTATAATAAGATGTTCGGCGAAGCGGCCGATCTGCCGGAGCGTATCGTGAAGGCGTCAAACAAGAAATTCAAAAAGAAGATCGTCGATCTGGAAGATCTGGCACCGCTGCTTTTGATCCGCAACCGGCTGCACGGGATCGACAGCTCGCACGTGTTCGACCACGTGGTGATCGACGAAGCGCAAGACTTCTCCCCGTTCCAAGTCGCGCTGCTGAAAGAGCAGACGCGGGGCCATTCGTTCTCAATCCTGGGTGATTTGTCGCAGGGGATTCACGCCTATCAAGGGGTGCACGCGTGGCGGGAGTTTCTGGAGCTGTTTGAGGAGGAGGAGCAGGCGTACTTCCAATTGGAGCGCAGTTACCGCTCGACGACGGAGATCATCAACTTCGCCAACGTGATTCTGGAGCGCTCCGGAGAAGCGCTGACCCTCGCCGTCCCGGTCTTCCGCAGCGGAGAAAAAGTCCGCGTGGCGCAGGTGGCTGAGCCGGAGCGCCTGCAGACGGTGATCGCTGCGGTGCGGCAGCTGCAAAGCGGCGCGCACACGACGGTCGCCGTGGTGGCGCGGACGGAAGAGGAGTCGCGCGACTTGCACCGCGCTCTGCAGCAGGCAGGGCTGGATGCGACGCTGATCCACTCCAAGCAGCGCGAGTACAGAGGCGGCCTGTCGGTGCTGCCCGTGTATCTGACGAAAGGCTTGGAGTTCGACGCCGTGCTGATCACCGATGTCGATGAGGCGCACTACGAACTGTCCCCGCAGGACGCCAAACTCCTGTATGTCGGCTGCACCCGCGCCTTGCACGAGCTCTGGCTGCTGCACACAGGAGCTCCTTCGCCGCTGATTGCCGGTCTTGATGAGGAGCTTTATACATCGGAGATGTAG